From the genome of Tachysurus fulvidraco isolate hzauxx_2018 chromosome 14, HZAU_PFXX_2.0, whole genome shotgun sequence:
TGTGATCTATTCAAAATTTCCAAATATACACCAATTTGTCAGTGTTAACTTTAATGCCTTGGTAGAACTTACTCAAATGGTGTACATGTGTGTCTGGTAAGAAGAAACCTGCTATGTGGCAGCCACGAGCACCATGAAagggtcatttttattttttttgcctgaaaTGAACCGGACAGCAGTTTGGAATCGACACTGATTCCGAGTCCAAGACTTAGGAGTCgatttcaaaacaaaacaaaacaaacccagCCCACAAAGCAGGATAACAAATAACACACTTTTAAAATCAGTATTATGGGTACCAATGgagattaaatatatttacaaatctaACAGGTTACCTGTTATGAACTTAGCTCTCATAACCGGTCAGCAGTTTGGAATCGACACCGATTCCGAGTCGAAGTCTTAGGAGTCgatttcaaaacaaaacaaaacaaaccaaacccaACCCACAAAGCAGGGTAACATAACACACTTTTATAATCAGTATTATGAGTACCAATGGAGCTGAATATATTCACAAACCCAACAGGCTCTCTCTTATGAACTTAGCTCTCATAACTTCAAAATGATTCCACATTTGACACTTTTTATTGGCTGTTTCGTTATAAAACCGTTATTTTGTCGTTAATTCTGTTTTACAATAGAAAATAATGCCAGACTGCTTATGTCTATAGTGTAGAAAGAGACGTTTATCAGACAGCAACAAAGCAAAACTCGAACTTTAGTTATAAAGAATCGACTCTACTGCGTTTGAATCGACTCCTACGTTCCGGTGACTGAATGAAAGAATCGACAATTCATTTGGATCGACTCCCATCCCTAATAGACTCTTTAACCTCGTTTAGGTTTGTACCGCGACTGTCATATTATTCTAGCTTTTTAACTCTTATGATAACGGtcaattaatcttttttttttttggttgaaaatgattaaataacGTCCAGTGAAACCCAAAGGCCAAAAACTAGGTGAATCACTAGCTCGAGACACGTTAGCTCGCTGATAAGCTCATTAAATCGTGCTAATTACATAAAACTCGTGTTTCTGAAATCAAAAACTGAGCATTTTATTCGAAAGACGTCTAAATGGTCAAGGAAGAAACTCACCAGTGAAGCCTGCAGGTCTCTCACTCCCGGTTGTTAGCTAGCTTCTGAATGCTAATTAGTTAATCATTCTACAAAGAATCATATTTCTTCATTTAGCTAACAGGACTATGTAGttgtaatacaaaaaaatagctGTCACTTCGAGACAGACCTCTGTACAGATTTACtcatataaaaaacaacaacaagcttGTTTCTAAGTTTAAAGTTAGATGGTCAGGTTTCTACCAGAACTAGCAGCGTTTTTCTTTCACACCCATATTCAACAAACCCCGCCTCCCTTGTTAGGATTAGCTCAAACTCCAGACTGATTGCGCGCAGAAACTAAGGACCAATCGTAGCGCAGAAAATTACTTAAGACTAGCCAATCATAGAAATGAAGGCGGggattaataaaaatacaggTAGAAAACACAATAACCCGATTCCCCTCAAAGGTTGGGCTACTTCCTGGTTGTGGGTCCTGCGTCTTCTTCTGCTATTTGAtgaaccacttttttttttttttacactttaacgTACTTTTAAGGAGACTGCCATCTATTGTGCTGGAGGACAAagatattgatgatgatgatgatgatgatcattattattaattaatgaactGCCTGTATTGATTCACACCAATATAAacaattatatacaatattgATTACATATGTTTTATGAATCTATTCAACATCAacactttaattattattattattattattattattattattattattattattattattattattattattattattgggggcacggtggcttagtggttagcacgttcgcctcacacctccagggtcggggttcgtgcggagtttgcatgttctccccgtgcctcgggggtttcctccgggtactccggtttcctcccccggtccaaagacatgcatggtaggttgattggcatctctggaaaattgtccgtagtgtgtgattgcgtgagtgaatgagagcgtgtgtgtgtgccctgcgatgggttggcactccgtccagggtgtatcctgcctcggtgcccgatgacacctgagataggcacaggctccccgtgacccgagaagttcggataaagcggtagaaaatgaatgaatgaattattattattattaacgatTACATTTCTAAtgacaaagtgttttatttactccTTAAGCCTACACACTCCCCAATTCACACCCATATTCATTAAGCCCTGGCACCAGAATCTATGCTGGCCCATAGAGAATCTATACAATGACTGATAAAACCCcatccaaacacacaagtgAATCAGAAGTGGTTTATTCTGTGCCAGAAGATGATTTCTCTGTCTTAATACACTTTAGTTAGGTTTGCATACCTTGATGCATTGTTTTTCTATATATCCTTCAGGTTATTTGTACAATATCCCATTAATAGCATATGCAAATTTTACTCTCCTTGTTGTActgttgcagtgtgtgtgtgtatatgcatttttttttctttacatagaactgataaataaacaggcagcaaaacaaacactttcCAAATTAACCTGTAATTCTTTTTGCAATGATTCCAATACCTGCAAATCTGAAGACTTGGTTCCATGTTATCTTGTACCTCCAATCGAGCAAAGCCAATAGCAGGGTTGGATAATGTGCACCTTGCATAAAGGTGTGAATGTTAAACAGGTAGCTCAGCAAATTTCCACTCAGCAATACATTTCCTGTCTCTTGCTTTCTGCTCAGTGTTTGTCACTTGTTTATGCAGAAATATCCAATTGAAAACTGATTCCATAGATTATTCaatatttttcatcattttgattattattattttttaaatattgcagcctttaaagaaaacaatttaaGACAAACATTTCAAGACCAGAtattttttcctcactaccaGTTTTATGACACTTGGCATCACTGACACTCTTAAGactttttaactttaaacaaatacagaGTGATAATCATTTCTAGACTTTTTGATCTTGGGAGCAGAATGTGTACGATACATGTTAAGATGAAATCTAGATTACAAACATACAATTTACAATACACACTAAACTGTATACAGAtgagaatgtaaatgtaaatacatccAACAAATAAATACTACATACATTGAGAGTTTGTGAGCCGATTTTCTTGTTCAGCCAGCGCAAAAGAAGAACTGTTGAATTTCGATCTGCGCATGAATTGAGCCTTATTTATACACTGCTGTACTAAGAAGTGCATCCCAAACTGCATACTTATGCACTATTCTCTGACATTCTTAACAGAAGCAGCTTTAGTTCTATAGCAGAATAGTCTTTTAAAAGAGCTCAtactgtgtgatttatttttgcaaaattTGCATTTGCAATTAAACATGCGTTTACATAcattttcatgtgtttttgtgtctttttgccATCGACTGGGGAAACAGCTTATACTTCTGGTCAGTAAAAATGTTAGTGTTCCGTTTGGTAAGATACTACCCTTTTAAATTGTATACACTAGACGATAAAGTGTAAGTGCATAGTGTACAGTACGTCATCTGGGACGTACGTATAATATATTTCCAGACAGTCGGTCAGCTTCGGTCGGTCAGCTCGACTTGTGCTCTTGTTAGGAGTTCATGAGGCGGAGTGGGCATGTAAGTGAGGTAGCAGATCATCCGATTGGGTAAACCCAGCTGTGGCACCGCCTCCAGTGCTCGTTTCCCCAATGCACTTCTGAGTGCCACTCTGCTTAACTGCTGAAGACTAAGCGGTTCATctgtacgagcacagagaaaAGCATACAGAATCACAAAAACAGACCTTTACTGTCTTGTTCACACTGCAAACCTTATTCTGACTATTCTGTTATTAAGATGTCATGGGTCACATGACAAATGCAACATGGCAGACGTAGTATGTCCAGATTGTattatactacacactacacacatacactgatcagtacatactgtatgaacagCCAAGTAGGTACGAACTAcggcattcgattcagtatccTAACTACTTAAGTACTAACTACTGTATCGATTCAGTATAATACTGACTCAAATGCAATAGGTACTGAACCAAACGGAGTAGTACCTGAATCATATTTAGTGGGTACTgaatcatatacagtaggtactgaatcgaatacTGCATACTGAAACTGCATTTGATACGGTACCCACAGACTCGGTACTAAATTGAATGCCGTGCATAATAAATCCAAAACAGTAGGTACTGTCACAGGACGATATTTCAGACACACCCATGGTGGAATGTACCTTCGTAGAACTTGAGGCAGACCGCTGTGGCCGAACCAGGGCTGACGTAATCGATTGGCTTTTTGCCAAGGTTGTCTCTGGAAAACACGCTACCCCCAAACTCGATTAAGAGCTCAATCATCTCCAGGTTGTTTGCTTTAGCGGCATGGTGGAGGGCCGTCTCATGAATCTTTGCAGCATTTACGTTTGCACCTTTAGATACgagttaaaaaaacatttacatggtTTGTAGAAGTATAGATGGTGTCAACCATACAAATAATGCAACCAGCTCAGTTTCTGACTCACAAGGCAAAGTCTTTACCTGCATTCAGTAGAATCTTGACACAGTCTAGATGCTGCCTGGCACAAGCCACATGAAGGGGAGTCCCGAAGTGGCAATCGTGAGCCTCCAAGAGAGCTCCTTTCGCTATCATGAGCCTAACGCACTCGGGGTTGCCTGGTatacaaacaaaaattataTAGCGTATTCATTTGCTTTGCATTCGGCTCAGAAACCGCACCACTAAAAAGCTGtgtatacacaaatacactgtTTACTGACATGGTATGTGTTGGATGTGTGGGTGGATaaactgatggatggatgaataaatgggtgaatgcatgtgtgtgtgtgtgtgcagatggatggatgggtggatgaattGGACGGGTGAATGGATTGGATGGATAGCGGCTGGAAATCGGTTTGGGTGAACTTAGAGACCATGTGTAATTTGCCCAAATAAAAACATGGATATTGGACATTTCAGCTATACAGACAGGGAAAAACAGGGTTATCTTACCCCCCATACAGGCTTCATGAAGGGGAGAAAAAGTGAAGAGAGGAGGGTTCACCATGGCTCCGTACTGCAACAGCAGCTTCACACACTCTTGGCTGCCAGCTGCACAGGCATCGCACAATGGTGTGCTCCCGTCTATGTTACGTGCGTTCACCTGAAACcaagtcaataaataaacaggataAGCAATTTATCCAACGTCACTAGTCTTTACATAGTCAAACATAAATAAAGCTTACATGAGCTCCAGCTTCCAGTAGCAGCTGTACGCACTGTGTTTGGCCTTGAATACAAGCCTCATGCAATGGAGTTATGGAGTCCACAGCCACAGTGTTGACCAACGCTCCATTTTTAATGAGCTTCTGAAGTTCTGCTGCTCGTCCATGAGCTGCTGCTTCATGCAATGCTGATCGGTCCGTCCAGAAGCCCAGGCCATGTGCtaaacacaaaatgaaacaagTTAGAAATAATGCATATGACTAGACATGTAGCAGTTATCAGTTTATACAGACGAAGAGGCTTCAGTAATTTTTATACCATGATAATATCAGCACATCTAGACATGGCATACGACATGGTCATTATTACACATATATGAGTCTTGAGTCTATTACTGAGATGAGAGACACCTGAACAAGGAGCTTTAACTTCCTGAAACCCAACATATTCCCAGGTTCTAATGTACTATTGTTTCTAATAGGAATAATATGTAATAGTAACTAGATCTTTAGTTGTGTtgttagttaataataataattagaaatatagctgcaagcagcgattccggggtcaagacgatcagatgcgctcagaatatgtcgctgatgaaccataccaagtttcgtagcgatatggcattgcattcgtaaaaaaaaatactggacTTAACGTGAAAATCTCATGGCCACTAGGTgacgctgtcacgaaacgttgcgaaatgtgtgtgtgtcactgtggtgctgattcAGATACTGATTCTGATTTTAGCACCCAATACTTGCGATTCTGGttctgatattagcacccaaTACATATTGTGTGCCAAACTGCCCCCAATTTGTTTGGCCGGGTGgagctagagggtttgagctaaacacaccaaagttgctatagtaacttataagactggcctctacatgtgtgccaagtttcataactttcctacgtacaGTTCTTGACTTCAATGgcggaagaataataataagaaaactaacgataacaataggtgtctacgccccttcagGGCTTGACCCCTGATAATTGAATTTATGACAATTTCTGTGAAGAGACATAGTTCGcattttggaaggagtctccatcgTCAAGACTTAGTAACGGTTAGAAGTGATGGGTAGATGGAtgagtgaatggatggatggatgtactgGCCAAGTGTGTTCACACACagaaggaatttggttccagcagtttgtgactctcaaaggtacagacataaataacactatactattcaagaaaacaatgcagatgatgagatacaatgtagacagaatgagtataaaatgtggataaagaatgaataaaatatgaatatggcaTATGAACGATCGGTAGTGTACATAAattgtgggagtgcaaataacaatattgttcaatattatgcttttgtgcaatACACAGCAGcggtagtgtgtaatatacagatgatttggtgactgacagtcctgataatgcagtactcatgataagaagcagtgaatataattatggtgagttgttgatcagggtgattgcctggggaaagaaaatgTATGAGTGTATGGGTGGATATGTTGATGGACAGGTGAATGAGtgcatgaatgaatggattgatggatgtgTGGGTGTAAAGTAGGATGGGTGAGCGGGTTTTATGAATGGATGGTGGATAGATGAATACATGTATTAATCAGTGGATggaatggatgggtggatgtgTGGGTGTAAAAAAGGATGGGTGATTGGGTTTTATAAATGGATGGTGGATGAATGGATACATTTATGGATTAATGGGGGGATGGAATGGATAGGTGGATGTGTGGATGTAAAGAAGGATGGGTGAGTTGGCTTTATGAATGgatggtggatggatggatggatgaactgGATGGATTAATGGGTGGATTAATGGGTGGTTGTAATGGATGGGAGGATGTGTGGGTGTAAAGAAGAATGGGTAAGTGGGCTTTATGAATGgatggtggatggatggatggatgaactgGATGGGTGAGTGGGATTAATGAATGGACGGATAGTTGGATGGGTGGGTAGATAAATACATGTATTAATGGGTGAATGGAATAGACGAATGGGTAATTAGAGAGATGAATAAGAAtactaacattattaacatagCCTTATTTTACTTCCAAGGCTCATAATGCTTAATTAGCGACTCCACAAACCGGTTCCATATCCAGATTAAATTCCTATTGAAATTGCAAGTGCTCATATTAACTTAATGCCTAAAAGCTTGACGTTAGCATACGATTAGCACACGTTTGAATTTAGTAGCTGTTCTTGCTAACAACCTGTTTCCTAGTCGATGTCTTACCTATTTCAGTAAATAGCGTTGGCCGTGTGTGTATGTCCATTTCCTCTTTTCATTCTTACAAAAATCCGTTTAATCGAGTTGTAAACAGATTAGCATGGCAGATATCAGCTAGCATAACTCCTCTTGTTTACATTCTTACAGCGGTTTTAGCAATGAGTCAATTCTACTTCCGGTATCCTGTCCTGTGAGAACAGGCACCTTATGATGCAGTAGAATAAGATGTACATCACGTACTATCGTTGCTGTACTACGATGTACttgtatattcattttattttaacctctcagtgaaaaataaaaatgaaatcacacccaaaatgaggatgaggttgacttttgagtctggttcctctaaagttttcttcctttagcatctaagggagtttttcctcccctcagtcacctcagacttgctcattggggataaacacaaacacatttaaatataagtctaatattaatcttgaaattttgtattatactaatctttatattattttttatattaatcttttgctttatgtttatgttctgtaaacgTTCTTGTGGCGTTCGGTGCCTcgaagactcgaacccacaaccttagagaactctctaaccattaggccacgacttctcATTTGTAGTTGTTGGCAAACTACAGTGGTACAAGAAGAATTATTACATATTCTTatagaataataattatattttgtgGTAAGAACAGTGTCAGACAACATCACAacgtgtttattgtttattcctCACATGCCCGGaggttatgtatgtaaccaCAGATCTCTAACTGCTTGGAGGACTGCCAGGGCAGTTTTCTGCAAATCTAATGACTAttttccatttgtttgtttCCCTGCTGAGAAAAAGGTTGCTACCTATTGACCATGTGTCTAAAAGGTAGAATATGAAAGGTTCCTGCAATGTCATGTTGATAGAAGTTAATGAGAAAGTCTTCTGGACATTCTCATCAACCTAAGTGAACAAGGTGTATTGGTTATCCACCAATATGATTATAAACCCATAACCTGTTACCTGTTTCCCTTCCAGGTCACCATATTAAACTAGTGACTGTAACAGGTTACATATCAACATTGTCATGAGGAATCCATTGTGAATATAATGGACAGCACATAAAAAGAATGATCGTACTTTACTGAGGATGAGAATTACTCAAAGTgctggtatatatatatatattttttttcaccaaCAGCTCATGCATTTATCTCACGCCTGTTGACTTCCTTTTTGTTCAAACTCTTTTTCTAGACCAAAAAGTGAAGCTACAGTGTAGTGAAGGGAGTGTACGTTTGCAGTGTTTACTGTTCACTTCACtcctttcaacacacacacactcacttgacAGGATTTTaacaaattgtaaaaaaaaaaaaaaatgattagtgCACTATACCAGGATCTTGTCTGTTGTAGGCCTATTGGGAATGAATTTGATTGTAATAAGAgtagcttttttaaaaaatatctaaatctACAGCATGTGTAAACCTGAGATGCACGTGAGCAGTACtcccatttatttttttaaacattttttagcGCAGCAGCATTTTATGCAcacttaaaaagtaaaatacaatCAAGATATTTTACGAGCCATAATACTTTTTACATGTATGCCATACATGATACAATGGGGAGCTAAGACAAATATGTGTTCATGACATCAATGAAAACTTCTATATTCACAAAAGACTATACAGCCAGGCTTCAacatattatttcttctcaaaaaaaaaaaagataacttCTTCTTTCAGAACCtttcataaaataaattcatCTGTACAGTCTCACTGATGAAGATCTCAAAGCTACTATGTCTAAAAGCATTAGCATGTGTTATCTTAACAATCTTAAGGTCTTCGTTTGGAAAGAAAAAGCGCAAATATAACATAAAAGATTATGTAATACAACCAAGTGTACTGGTGAGCAGTGATAGCAGAAAACAGAACTAGACATCAGaggtgcgtatgtgtgtgtccctgtccaTGGCAAAGTGTGGATCTGTGGCAGATTGCTGAGGCTGAGAATGGTGTCTCTGGCGTATTCTGGACTCAGAGCTCTCTTGTGCATCTGAGAGAGAGGGCAGGGAGCAGAAAGTGCTCTCTCTTAATTCTTCATCGACTGAACGAGATGTTTTCTTTGGGACTGGGGTCCATGGCTGCCAGGACTGTGCTGTGGAGCAGGACTTTACCAAGGGTGGTTTCACCTGCCCACCTGAGCGATAACTctgtcagagagacagatagcGAGAAGttgaaaatgaataatgaaatgGGAAAAGTCTAAAAGAGACTTTCAAGAGTCACTGAAATAATtctatggtaaaaaaaaaaacccatctgtCAAAATCTC
Proteins encoded in this window:
- the asb13b gene encoding ankyrin repeat and SOCS box protein 13; this encodes MDIHTRPTLFTEIAHGLGFWTDRSALHEAAAHGRAAELQKLIKNGALVNTVAVDSITPLHEACIQGQTQCVQLLLEAGAHVNARNIDGSTPLCDACAAGSQECVKLLLQYGAMVNPPLFTFSPLHEACMGGNPECVRLMIAKGALLEAHDCHFGTPLHVACARQHLDCVKILLNAGANVNAAKIHETALHHAAKANNLEMIELLIEFGGSVFSRDNLGKKPIDYVSPGSATAVCLKFYEDEPLSLQQLSRVALRSALGKRALEAVPQLGLPNRMICYLTYMPTPPHELLTRAQVELTDRS